The following proteins come from a genomic window of Microbacterium sp. JZ31:
- a CDS encoding GntR family transcriptional regulator, producing MIEEGKPLFVQIAEQIEDSIVDGSLAELAQAPSTNELAAFYRINPATAAKGVAMLVDKSVLSKRRGIGMFVADGARDLLLRERREAFAERYVAPLLAEARKIGLDPEDLAVLIREHGTAPTERTS from the coding sequence GTGATCGAAGAAGGCAAGCCGCTGTTCGTGCAGATCGCCGAGCAGATCGAGGACTCGATCGTCGACGGGAGTCTCGCCGAGCTGGCGCAGGCGCCGTCCACGAACGAGCTCGCCGCTTTCTACCGGATCAACCCGGCCACCGCCGCGAAGGGAGTCGCGATGCTCGTCGACAAGTCCGTGCTCAGCAAGCGCCGCGGCATCGGCATGTTCGTCGCCGACGGCGCGCGCGATCTGCTGCTGCGAGAGCGCCGCGAGGCGTTCGCCGAGCGCTACGTCGCTCCCCTCCTCGCCGAGGCCCGCAAGATCGGCCTCGACCCCGAAGACCTCGCCGTGCTGATCCGCGAGCACGGCACAGCCCCCACCGAAAGGACATCATGA
- a CDS encoding class-II fumarase/aspartase family protein, translating to MPDTAPVPIPPYPAVSSLGPLASDLTIAEVAGDAGRFTDYSVPDAGIRALYTTESIWQSWLDVEVALARAEAEVGIVPEDAARRIAQVGRLSHLDRERVIAGMRVQGHPLVPLIEELAEAAGEGAGGWVHWGATSQNIMQSGHAILIGRAHAIVNRLLLDCLAALADLAERSATMIMPGRTHGQHAVPITFGLKVATWIDDVLRAHDRIGHGVRPCLRVMMAGAVGSFASLGEVGPRVQRRVADLLGLEPMPVPSRALLSPQSGYISDLALLSAACGRIAIEVETMMQTEFGEVSEPVPEGSVGSSTMPHKRNPKLSADVLDLAALIRASVPEAIAATIHAHEADGGATAKIDAAMQTCLVATGDMLMRLKVILEGLELFPKRMRRNLELSGNLIGSEAVMLALGEEIGRDEAHRIVYEAAMRCATEGEDFEALLVSDPRVRIALPAERIRALLDPAGHVGLAPHIAREAARRAREAVAGE from the coding sequence ATGCCCGACACCGCGCCCGTCCCGATCCCGCCGTATCCGGCGGTCTCGTCGCTCGGACCGCTCGCGAGCGATCTCACGATCGCGGAGGTGGCGGGAGACGCGGGCAGGTTCACGGACTACTCGGTGCCGGATGCGGGCATCCGCGCGCTGTACACGACGGAGAGCATCTGGCAGTCGTGGCTCGACGTCGAGGTCGCGCTCGCCCGCGCAGAGGCCGAGGTCGGGATCGTGCCCGAGGACGCGGCGCGCCGGATCGCGCAGGTCGGGCGGCTGTCGCACCTCGACCGCGAGCGCGTGATCGCGGGCATGCGCGTGCAGGGCCACCCGCTCGTGCCGCTGATCGAGGAGCTCGCGGAGGCGGCGGGCGAGGGCGCCGGCGGGTGGGTGCACTGGGGGGCGACGAGCCAGAACATCATGCAGTCGGGCCACGCCATCCTGATCGGCCGGGCGCACGCGATCGTGAACCGCCTGCTGCTCGACTGCCTCGCGGCGCTCGCGGATCTCGCCGAGCGGTCGGCGACGATGATCATGCCGGGCCGGACGCACGGTCAGCACGCCGTGCCCATCACGTTCGGGCTCAAGGTCGCCACGTGGATCGACGACGTGCTGCGCGCCCACGACCGGATCGGGCACGGCGTGCGGCCGTGCCTGCGCGTGATGATGGCCGGCGCCGTCGGCAGCTTCGCGTCCCTCGGCGAGGTCGGCCCGCGCGTGCAGCGCCGCGTCGCCGACCTGCTGGGGCTGGAACCCATGCCGGTGCCGTCTCGCGCCCTGCTGTCACCGCAGTCGGGCTACATCTCCGACCTCGCACTGCTGTCCGCGGCATGCGGGCGCATCGCGATCGAGGTCGAGACGATGATGCAGACCGAGTTCGGCGAGGTGTCCGAGCCCGTCCCGGAGGGCTCCGTCGGCAGCTCGACCATGCCGCACAAGCGCAATCCCAAGCTCTCGGCCGACGTCCTGGATCTCGCGGCGCTCATCCGGGCGAGCGTGCCCGAGGCGATCGCCGCCACGATCCACGCGCACGAGGCCGACGGCGGCGCCACCGCGAAGATCGACGCCGCGATGCAGACGTGCCTCGTCGCGACCGGCGACATGCTGATGCGGCTGAAGGTGATCCTCGAGGGGCTCGAGCTGTTCCCCAAGCGCATGCGCCGCAACCTGGAGCTGAGCGGCAACCTCATCGGATCCGAGGCCGTCATGCTCGCGCTCGGCGAGGAGATCGGGCGCGACGAGGCGCACCGCATCGTCTACGAGGCCGCGATGCGCTGCGCCACGGAGGGCGAGGACTTCGAGGCGCTGCTGGTGTCGGACCCGCGCGTCCGGATCGCCCTGCCGGCCGAGCGGATCCGCGCGCTGCTGGATCCCGCGGGGCACGTCGGCCTCGCTCCGCACATCGCGCGCGAGGCGGCCCGCCGCGCGCGCGAAGCGGTCGCCGGGGAGTGA
- a CDS encoding beta-galactosidase, with the protein MQNHRWLRTPDGTPRRISYGADYNPDQWPREVWDEDVRLMKQAGVDVVSVAIFSWAKLQPAEGQWDFAWLDEVIDLLHANGIGVDLATATASPPPWLTTLHPEVLPETADGQIVWPGGRQHWRPTSPVFRRHALALVEKLAERYGAHPGVVAWHVNNELGCHNAYDYSDDAARAFRVWLEARYGGIEGLNHAWGTAFWSQRYGSFDEIQPPRRSYAFPNPTQQLDFARFSSDALKDHLIAEREILNRLTPDIPVTTNFMIMGETRHGDYADWAHEVDFVSNDHYVTEGRDELAFSAALTSGVAGHRPWFLMEHSTSAVNWQPINRPKHGNELVRDSLTHVAHGADAVCYFQWRQSAAGAEKYHSSMVPHGGEDTRVYREVVRLGGILQDLQPVAGSDREPSQVAILFDWDSWWGSELDSHPTDRLRYRREAVEWWTALMNAGIRADVVPADADLSGYRLVIAPVLYAVSEERRARLEAYVHGGGSLVATYFSGIVNADDRVWLGGYPGALAELLGIRVEEFRPLWDDETIGLSIGARGRLWSEPVDVVADDVEVLARYTESELDGGAAVTWRRAGDGAAGYVSTSLGVDGLAALLPLLLERAGVASELPEPLRGTVELAVRRAGDSRVRFLINRTDDEVRLDGIEGEYLVGDAVLAPRGVAVVR; encoded by the coding sequence ATGCAGAATCACCGCTGGCTTCGCACGCCCGACGGCACACCCCGACGCATCTCGTACGGCGCCGACTACAACCCCGATCAGTGGCCGCGGGAGGTGTGGGACGAGGACGTCCGGCTGATGAAGCAGGCGGGCGTCGACGTCGTGTCGGTCGCCATCTTCTCGTGGGCGAAGCTGCAGCCCGCCGAGGGGCAGTGGGACTTCGCCTGGCTGGACGAGGTCATCGACCTGCTGCACGCGAACGGCATCGGCGTCGATCTCGCCACCGCCACGGCCTCGCCGCCGCCGTGGCTCACGACCCTGCACCCCGAGGTGCTCCCCGAGACCGCCGACGGCCAGATCGTCTGGCCGGGCGGCCGGCAGCACTGGCGTCCGACGTCGCCGGTGTTCCGCCGTCACGCGCTGGCCCTCGTCGAGAAGCTCGCCGAGCGGTACGGCGCGCACCCCGGCGTCGTCGCGTGGCACGTGAACAACGAGCTCGGCTGCCACAACGCCTACGACTACTCGGACGACGCCGCGCGCGCGTTCCGCGTGTGGCTGGAGGCGCGGTACGGCGGCATCGAGGGCCTCAACCACGCGTGGGGCACGGCGTTCTGGTCGCAGCGCTACGGCTCCTTCGACGAGATCCAGCCGCCCCGCCGCTCCTACGCCTTCCCCAACCCGACCCAGCAGCTCGACTTCGCGCGCTTCTCGTCGGATGCGCTCAAGGACCACCTGATCGCCGAGCGCGAGATCCTGAACCGGCTCACCCCCGACATCCCGGTCACGACGAACTTCATGATCATGGGCGAGACGCGGCACGGCGACTACGCCGACTGGGCGCACGAGGTCGACTTCGTCTCGAACGACCACTACGTGACCGAGGGACGCGACGAGCTCGCGTTCTCGGCCGCGCTGACGAGCGGCGTGGCGGGCCACCGGCCCTGGTTCCTCATGGAGCACTCCACGAGCGCCGTCAACTGGCAGCCGATCAATCGCCCCAAGCACGGCAACGAGCTGGTGCGCGACTCGCTCACCCACGTCGCGCACGGCGCCGACGCCGTCTGCTACTTCCAGTGGCGGCAGTCCGCCGCGGGGGCGGAGAAGTACCACTCCTCGATGGTGCCCCACGGCGGCGAGGACACCCGGGTGTACCGGGAGGTCGTGCGGCTCGGCGGCATCCTGCAGGATCTGCAGCCGGTCGCCGGCTCCGATCGCGAGCCGTCGCAGGTGGCGATCCTGTTCGACTGGGACTCGTGGTGGGGCAGCGAGCTCGACTCCCACCCCACGGACCGGCTGCGCTATCGCCGCGAGGCCGTGGAGTGGTGGACGGCGCTGATGAACGCCGGCATCCGCGCCGACGTGGTGCCGGCGGACGCCGACCTCTCCGGCTACCGCCTGGTGATCGCGCCCGTGCTGTACGCGGTCTCGGAGGAACGGCGCGCGCGCCTGGAGGCGTATGTGCACGGCGGCGGCAGCCTCGTGGCGACCTACTTCTCGGGCATCGTGAACGCGGACGACCGCGTGTGGCTCGGCGGCTACCCCGGGGCGCTCGCGGAGCTGCTCGGCATCCGCGTGGAGGAGTTCCGCCCGCTGTGGGACGACGAGACGATCGGCCTCTCCATCGGAGCGCGCGGCAGGCTCTGGAGCGAGCCCGTCGACGTCGTCGCGGACGACGTCGAGGTGCTCGCCCGCTACACCGAGAGCGAGCTGGACGGCGGCGCCGCCGTGACGTGGCGCCGGGCCGGCGACGGCGCGGCGGGATACGTCTCGACCAGTCTCGGCGTCGACGGACTCGCCGCACTGCTGCCGCTGCTCCTCGAGCGCGCGGGCGTCGCGTCCGAGCTGCCCGAGCCGCTGCGCGGCACGGTCGAGCTGGCGGTGCGGCGCGCGGGCGACTCGCGCGTGCGCTTCCTCATCAACCGCACGGACGACGAGGTGCGCCTGGACGGCATCGAGGGCGAGTACCTCGTGGGCGACGCGGTGCTCGCGCCCCGCGGCGTCGCCGTCGTGCGCTGA
- a CDS encoding ABC transporter substrate-binding protein: MTRITPRTRRVLIGTAVTGVATLALAGCTGGGGEADTDQALEEGGTITVWAWEPTLEQVVEDFQADNPGVTVELVNVGTGIDSYTALSNAITAGNGLPDVAQVEYYALPQYALQDALQDLTEYGADEYEGTYAPGPWSSVQSGDQIIGLPMDSGPMALFYNKDVFDEYGIEVPTTWDEYLQAARDLHAANPDVYITNDSGDAGMAASIMWQAGGTPWTVEDTTVSFDLEGDEGAQRYAEVWQTMLDEDLVSPISGWSDEWFAGLADGTIATLPIGAWMPANLEGSAPDGAGAWRVAEMPQWEEGVATSSENGGSSLAIPQDAENKELAYEFIEYANAGDGVQTRLDGGAFPATVADLESEEFLSEEFDYFGGQKANEVFAASSAAVVEGWQYLPFQVYANTVFSDSVGQAFLGQTTIADGLADWQSTLEDYGTEQGFTIE, from the coding sequence ATGACCCGGATCACCCCCCGGACGCGTCGCGTCCTCATCGGCACCGCCGTCACCGGCGTCGCCACGCTCGCCCTCGCCGGCTGCACGGGCGGCGGCGGCGAGGCCGACACCGACCAGGCCCTGGAAGAGGGCGGCACCATCACCGTCTGGGCGTGGGAGCCCACGCTCGAGCAGGTCGTCGAGGACTTCCAGGCGGACAACCCCGGCGTGACGGTCGAGCTCGTCAACGTCGGCACCGGCATCGACTCGTACACGGCGCTGTCGAACGCGATCACCGCGGGCAACGGCCTGCCCGACGTCGCGCAGGTGGAGTACTACGCGCTGCCGCAGTACGCCCTGCAGGACGCGCTGCAGGACCTCACGGAGTACGGCGCCGACGAGTACGAGGGCACCTACGCCCCTGGCCCCTGGTCGTCCGTGCAGTCGGGCGACCAGATCATCGGCCTGCCGATGGACTCGGGCCCCATGGCGCTGTTCTACAACAAGGACGTCTTCGACGAGTACGGCATCGAGGTGCCCACCACGTGGGACGAGTACCTCCAGGCGGCCCGCGACCTGCACGCCGCCAACCCCGACGTCTACATCACGAACGACTCCGGCGACGCCGGCATGGCGGCGTCCATCATGTGGCAGGCGGGCGGCACGCCCTGGACCGTCGAGGACACCACGGTGAGCTTCGACCTCGAGGGCGACGAGGGCGCACAGCGCTACGCCGAGGTCTGGCAGACCATGCTGGACGAGGACCTCGTCTCGCCGATCTCCGGCTGGTCCGACGAGTGGTTCGCCGGCCTCGCCGACGGCACCATCGCCACCCTTCCCATCGGCGCCTGGATGCCCGCCAACCTCGAGGGCAGCGCGCCCGACGGCGCCGGCGCGTGGCGCGTGGCCGAGATGCCGCAGTGGGAGGAGGGCGTCGCGACGTCGTCCGAGAACGGCGGCAGCTCGCTCGCCATCCCGCAGGATGCCGAGAACAAGGAGCTCGCCTACGAGTTCATCGAGTACGCCAACGCGGGCGACGGCGTGCAGACCCGCCTCGACGGGGGCGCATTCCCCGCGACGGTCGCCGACCTCGAGTCGGAGGAGTTCCTGAGCGAGGAGTTCGACTACTTCGGCGGCCAGAAGGCCAACGAGGTGTTCGCCGCGTCCTCCGCCGCGGTGGTCGAGGGCTGGCAGTACCTGCCCTTCCAGGTGTACGCCAACACGGTCTTCAGCGACTCGGTCGGCCAGGCCTTCCTCGGCCAGACCACGATCGCCGACGGCCTCGCCGACTGGCAGTCCACGCTCGAGGACTACGGCACCGAGCAGGGCTTCACCATCGAATGA
- a CDS encoding carbohydrate ABC transporter permease — MTTTRLLTVSSATTRRRPYGTVDKPRRSILLTVLTGIALVYSLIPLIWLFINASKTQSDLFSTFGLWFGGEFALFDNIGRALTYDDGIFLRWFGNTLLYVVVGAGGATLLAVLGGYALAKYDFPGKRAVFAVIIGAVAVPGTALAVPTFLMFSSMGLTDTPWSVIIPSLISPFGLYLMWTFASEAVPTELMEAARIDGASELRIFGQVALRLLAPGFVTVLLFTMVATWNNYFLPLIMLRDPDWYPLIIGLNQWNAQAATAGGTAIFDLVLTGSLLTIVPLIIAFLFLQRYWQSGLAAGSVKE, encoded by the coding sequence ATGACGACGACCCGCCTGCTCACCGTCTCTTCCGCGACCACGCGCCGCCGTCCCTACGGCACCGTGGACAAGCCGCGCCGCAGCATCCTGCTCACGGTGCTCACCGGCATCGCGCTCGTCTACTCGCTCATCCCGCTCATCTGGCTGTTCATCAACGCCTCGAAGACGCAGAGCGACCTCTTCAGCACGTTCGGGCTCTGGTTCGGCGGCGAGTTCGCCCTGTTCGACAACATCGGCCGCGCCCTGACCTACGACGACGGCATCTTCCTGCGGTGGTTCGGCAACACGCTGCTCTACGTCGTGGTCGGCGCCGGCGGCGCGACCCTGCTGGCGGTGCTCGGCGGCTACGCGCTGGCGAAGTACGACTTCCCCGGCAAGCGCGCCGTGTTCGCCGTGATCATCGGAGCCGTCGCGGTGCCCGGCACCGCGCTGGCCGTGCCGACCTTCCTCATGTTCAGCTCCATGGGCCTGACGGACACGCCGTGGTCGGTCATCATCCCGTCGCTCATCTCGCCGTTCGGCCTGTACCTGATGTGGACGTTCGCCAGCGAGGCCGTGCCGACCGAGCTCATGGAGGCCGCGCGGATCGACGGGGCCAGCGAGCTGCGCATCTTCGGTCAGGTGGCCCTGCGGCTCCTGGCGCCCGGCTTCGTCACGGTGCTGCTGTTCACCATGGTGGCCACGTGGAACAACTACTTCCTGCCGCTCATCATGCTGCGCGACCCCGACTGGTACCCGCTCATCATCGGTCTGAACCAGTGGAACGCGCAGGCGGCGACAGCCGGCGGCACGGCGATCTTCGATCTCGTCCTGACCGGATCGCTGCTCACGATCGTGCCGCTCATCATCGCCTTCCTGTTCCTGCAGCGGTACTGGCAGTCCGGCCTGGCGGCCGGATCCGTCAAGGAATGA
- a CDS encoding carbohydrate ABC transporter permease, which yields MTSAPTVTAESVRPPSRRARPAGGRWTGWGFLAPFALVFVLVFIAPILYALWLSLFRNQLVGGNAFVGLDNYVAAFGDAAFWAGVIRVGLFLLIQVPIMLFLSLLAALAIDSGRLYGAGFFRLAIFLPYAVPAVVAALMWGFMYGTRFGLVGNLNDFFGVQLPNLLSPELVLASIGNIVTWEFLGYNMLIFYSALRVIPTSLYEAAAIDGASQFRIIRAIKLPAIRGSLVVATIFSIIGSFQLFNEPSIMQSLAPNAITTSFTPNLYAYNLAFTGQQLNYSATVAIIMGLITMIIAYVVQLRGMRKAD from the coding sequence ATGACGTCAGCACCGACGGTGACCGCAGAATCGGTACGGCCGCCCTCGCGCCGTGCCCGCCCCGCGGGCGGGCGATGGACCGGCTGGGGGTTCCTGGCGCCCTTCGCGCTCGTGTTCGTCCTGGTCTTCATCGCGCCGATCCTGTACGCGCTGTGGCTGAGCCTGTTCCGCAACCAGCTGGTCGGCGGCAACGCCTTCGTCGGCCTCGACAACTACGTCGCCGCGTTCGGCGACGCCGCGTTCTGGGCGGGCGTCATCCGCGTGGGGCTGTTCCTGCTCATCCAGGTGCCGATCATGCTGTTCCTGTCGCTGCTCGCCGCGCTCGCGATCGACAGCGGACGGCTGTACGGCGCCGGGTTCTTCCGGCTGGCGATCTTCCTGCCCTACGCCGTGCCCGCCGTCGTGGCGGCCCTGATGTGGGGCTTCATGTACGGCACGCGCTTCGGGCTGGTCGGCAACCTCAACGACTTCTTCGGCGTCCAGCTGCCCAACCTGCTCTCGCCCGAGCTCGTGCTCGCCTCGATCGGCAACATCGTCACCTGGGAGTTCCTGGGCTACAACATGCTCATCTTCTACTCGGCGCTGCGCGTCATCCCCACCTCGCTGTACGAGGCGGCGGCCATCGACGGCGCCAGCCAGTTCCGGATCATCCGCGCGATCAAGCTCCCGGCGATCCGCGGCTCGCTCGTCGTGGCGACCATCTTCTCGATCATCGGCAGCTTCCAGCTGTTCAACGAGCCGAGCATCATGCAGTCGCTCGCGCCCAACGCGATCACGACGTCGTTCACCCCGAACCTCTACGCGTACAACCTCGCGTTCACGGGGCAGCAGCTCAACTACTCCGCGACGGTCGCGATCATCATGGGCCTGATCACGATGATCATCGCCTACGTCGTGCAGCTGCGCGGGATGCGGAAGGCCGACTGA
- a CDS encoding LacI family DNA-binding transcriptional regulator: protein MSDNRVRRGTRRVSMADVAARAGVSMQTVSRVANGTATVVPETRQRVIRAMDELGYRPNSAARALKLGSFRTLGVLSHTLSSLGDVRTIEAIALSAAAEGYATTLIPVHATSQAGVDRVFSRLQELTVDALILNLEAPMLVHAAEMLPPGVPVVYMDPDAPEARVIVDTDQAGGARQATEHLLGLGHRTVHHLAGPEPSRPAARRIEGWRAALRDAGRDVPAMLRGDWSVESGYRAGRDLAADPECTAVFCSNDQMALGLYRALAEAGRRVPHDVSVVGFDDTADGRGYAPPLTSVHQDFADVGHRCVASALELVRSGPAAGPRVTIVGTELIVRESTAPPR, encoded by the coding sequence ATGTCTGACAACCGGGTGCGGCGCGGGACCCGCCGCGTGTCGATGGCCGACGTCGCCGCACGCGCCGGGGTGTCGATGCAGACCGTCTCGCGCGTGGCGAACGGCACCGCGACCGTCGTGCCCGAGACGCGTCAGCGCGTCATCCGCGCCATGGACGAGCTCGGCTACCGCCCGAACAGCGCCGCACGCGCCCTCAAGCTGGGCTCGTTCCGTACGCTCGGCGTGCTCTCCCACACGCTGTCCTCGCTCGGCGACGTGCGCACGATCGAGGCCATCGCCCTGTCGGCCGCCGCGGAGGGCTACGCCACGACGCTCATCCCCGTGCACGCGACGAGCCAGGCGGGCGTCGACCGGGTGTTCTCGCGACTGCAGGAGCTCACGGTCGACGCGCTCATCCTGAACCTGGAGGCGCCGATGCTCGTGCACGCCGCCGAGATGCTGCCGCCGGGGGTGCCCGTGGTCTACATGGATCCGGATGCACCCGAGGCGCGGGTGATCGTCGACACCGATCAGGCGGGCGGCGCCCGGCAGGCGACGGAGCACCTGCTCGGCCTCGGTCATCGCACGGTGCACCATCTCGCCGGTCCGGAGCCGTCTCGGCCCGCGGCGCGGCGCATCGAGGGGTGGCGCGCGGCCCTGCGGGACGCGGGTCGCGACGTGCCCGCGATGCTGCGGGGCGACTGGAGCGTGGAGTCCGGCTATCGCGCGGGCCGCGACCTCGCCGCCGATCCGGAGTGCACGGCCGTGTTCTGCTCGAACGATCAGATGGCCCTCGGCCTGTACCGCGCGCTCGCCGAGGCGGGCAGGCGGGTGCCGCACGATGTGAGCGTCGTCGGGTTCGACGACACGGCCGACGGTCGGGGCTACGCGCCGCCGCTGACCTCGGTGCACCAGGATTTCGCGGACGTCGGGCACCGCTGCGTCGCGTCCGCGCTCGAGCTCGTGCGATCGGGGCCGGCGGCGGGCCCGCGCGTCACGATCGTGGGGACCGAGCTCATCGTGCGCGAGAGCACGGCGCCGCCCCGCTGA
- a CDS encoding alpha-galactosidase, which yields MTAAVETATAGPVLLRAAGTSVVVALDGAPRILHWGRDIGELRADDLVALATYDSIGTSGSEPDVPRVLALWASERDGWVGTPTVSGHANGAATTPRPRLVSHEVQREADAQRLEVRLVDEITGLTADIRLTLDRHGVLAVDQSLTLADGAEPYTLDGAIALMPVPQRAAELLDFTGRWCRERAPQRTPFGFGAHVRRSRRGRPGHDSPFLLMAGTAGFGFRSGEVWATHLAWSGGQHYLAERLPEGAGSHAGVIGAGEGLAAGEVVLAPGGVHRAPTALFVWSDAGMDGAAARLHDRLRSRTAHPSSPRPLVLNTWEALYFDHDLPTLERLVERAARVGVERVVLDDGWFGSRRDATRGLGDWYVSREVWPEGLSPLVDVLRGHGMSFGLWVEPEMVNEDSDLARAHPDWILGPAQGPGVTMRGQQVLDISRPDAWSYLRDRISALVEEYGIAYLKWDHNRELLEAVARRDGRDRPIVREQTLALYRLMDELRRRHPGLEIESCAAGGGRIDLGILDRTDRVWTSDCNDPVERARIQQWTGLLLPPELIGGHVGPPTAHTTGRTTSLAYRLATALFGHAGVEWNLLECSDEELAAIGAWATLYRELRPLLHSGRVVHADGLDAGAALEGVVAHDGSRAVYRWSRTETSPQTRSGVVPLPGLGAVGVERVRVRIREEFGVARTMSDVEPAWVDAARRPDGVVLPTAALTTVGLPLPALSPQQAMIIDVQAV from the coding sequence GTGACTGCCGCCGTCGAAACCGCCACCGCGGGCCCGGTTCTGCTGCGCGCCGCGGGCACGAGCGTCGTGGTGGCGCTGGACGGCGCTCCTCGCATCCTGCACTGGGGCCGCGACATCGGCGAGCTCCGCGCCGACGACCTGGTGGCGCTCGCCACGTACGACTCGATCGGCACATCGGGCTCGGAGCCGGACGTGCCGCGCGTGCTCGCGCTGTGGGCGAGTGAACGGGACGGCTGGGTCGGCACGCCGACCGTCTCCGGCCACGCGAACGGGGCGGCCACCACGCCGCGGCCGCGGCTCGTCTCGCACGAGGTGCAGCGCGAGGCGGATGCCCAGCGGCTCGAGGTGCGTCTCGTCGACGAGATCACGGGCCTGACGGCCGACATCCGGCTCACGCTCGACCGCCACGGCGTGCTGGCCGTCGACCAGTCCCTCACCCTCGCGGACGGCGCCGAGCCCTACACGCTCGACGGTGCCATCGCGCTCATGCCGGTCCCGCAGCGGGCGGCCGAGCTGCTCGACTTCACCGGCCGGTGGTGCCGGGAGCGCGCCCCGCAGCGCACACCGTTCGGCTTCGGCGCCCACGTGCGCCGCTCGCGTCGCGGCCGGCCCGGGCACGATTCGCCGTTCCTGCTCATGGCGGGAACCGCGGGCTTCGGCTTCCGGTCCGGGGAGGTGTGGGCGACGCACCTCGCCTGGAGCGGCGGCCAGCACTATCTCGCCGAGCGCCTGCCGGAGGGCGCCGGCTCGCACGCCGGCGTGATCGGGGCGGGTGAGGGACTCGCCGCCGGCGAGGTCGTGCTGGCGCCCGGCGGTGTGCACCGGGCCCCCACCGCGCTGTTCGTCTGGTCGGATGCCGGCATGGACGGCGCGGCGGCGCGCCTGCACGACCGGCTGCGCTCGCGCACCGCGCACCCGTCGTCCCCGCGCCCGCTCGTGCTGAACACGTGGGAGGCCCTCTACTTCGACCACGACCTCCCGACGCTCGAGCGGCTCGTCGAACGCGCCGCGCGCGTGGGCGTGGAGCGGGTCGTGCTGGATGACGGCTGGTTCGGCTCGCGGCGCGACGCCACGCGCGGTCTCGGCGACTGGTACGTCTCGCGCGAGGTCTGGCCCGAGGGGCTCTCTCCCCTCGTGGACGTGCTGCGCGGGCACGGCATGAGCTTCGGGCTGTGGGTCGAGCCCGAGATGGTCAACGAGGACTCGGATCTGGCCCGGGCCCATCCGGACTGGATCCTCGGCCCCGCGCAGGGGCCGGGCGTCACGATGCGCGGCCAGCAGGTGCTCGACATCTCGCGGCCGGACGCGTGGTCCTACCTGCGCGACCGGATCTCCGCGCTCGTCGAGGAGTACGGGATCGCGTACCTGAAGTGGGATCACAATCGCGAGCTGCTGGAGGCCGTGGCGCGGCGCGATGGTCGCGATCGGCCGATCGTGCGCGAGCAGACCCTCGCCCTGTACCGCCTCATGGACGAGCTGCGGCGGCGGCATCCGGGACTCGAGATCGAGTCGTGCGCGGCCGGCGGCGGGCGCATCGACCTGGGCATCCTCGATCGCACGGATCGCGTCTGGACCTCGGACTGCAACGACCCCGTCGAGCGGGCGCGCATCCAGCAGTGGACGGGGCTGCTGCTGCCGCCCGAGCTCATCGGCGGGCACGTCGGCCCGCCGACCGCGCACACGACGGGTCGCACGACGAGCCTCGCCTACCGCCTCGCGACCGCGCTGTTCGGCCACGCCGGCGTGGAGTGGAACCTGCTGGAGTGCTCCGACGAGGAGCTCGCGGCCATCGGCGCCTGGGCGACGCTGTACCGCGAGCTGCGGCCCCTGCTGCACAGCGGCCGCGTCGTGCACGCCGACGGCCTGGACGCGGGGGCCGCGCTCGAGGGCGTCGTGGCGCATGACGGATCCCGCGCGGTCTACCGCTGGAGCCGCACCGAGACGTCCCCGCAGACCCGCTCGGGCGTCGTGCCTCTCCCCGGGCTCGGGGCCGTCGGCGTGGAGCGGGTGCGCGTGCGCATCCGCGAGGAGTTCGGCGTCGCGCGCACGATGAGCGACGTCGAGCCGGCGTGGGTGGACGCGGCACGGCGCCCGGACGGAGTCGTGCTGCCGACGGCGGCGCTGACGACGGTGGGCCTGCCTCTGCCGGCGCTCTCGCCCCAGCAGGCGATGATCATCGACGTGCAGGCGGTCTAG